In Doryrhamphus excisus isolate RoL2022-K1 chromosome 7, RoL_Dexc_1.0, whole genome shotgun sequence, one genomic interval encodes:
- the adipor2 gene encoding adiponectin receptor protein 2, whose amino-acid sequence MGPALVLRHRTCSLAEHSTDSNTGSSDGHLSATQCHSHNGSLPTCRENRRTDLEEEEEEEEDDDRGEANEEDQAERSSDEGFMGMTPLLQAHHAMEKMEEFVHKVWEGRWRVIPHDVLPDWLKDNDYLLHGHRPPMPSFRACFKSIFRIHTETGNIWTHLLGCLFFLCLGLMYMFRPNMSFVAPVQEKVAIGMFFLGAILCLSFSWLFHTVYCHSEGVSRVFSKLDYSGIAFLIMGSFVPWLYYSFYCSPQPCFIYLIVVCVLGLAAITVSQCDFFATPQYRGVRAGVFVGLGLSGVVPTLHFVISEGLIKATTIGQMGWLFLMATLYITGACLYAARIPERFFPGKCDIWFHSHQLFHILVVAGAFVHFHGVSNLQEFRYTAGAGCTEDGML is encoded by the exons ATGGGCCCGGCCTTGGTGCTGAGACACAGAACTTGTAGCCTTGCAGAGCACAGCACAGATAGCAACACGGGTTCTTCAGACGGACACCTCAGCGCCACGCAGTGCCACTCACACAATGGG AGTCTCCCAACGTGCCGTGAGAACAGGAGAACGGActtagaggaggaggaggaggaggaggaggatgatgacaGAGGAGAGGCCAATGAGGAGGACCAAGCCGAGAGGAGCAGCGACGAGGGCTTCATGGGCATGACGCCGCTGCTGCAAGCTCATCACGCCatggagaagatggaggagTTTGTACACAAG GTGTGGGAGGGCCGGTGGCGCGTCATTCCCCACGACGTGCTCCCCGATTGGCTGAAGGACAACGACTACCTGCTCCACGGCCACAGGCCGCCCATGCCTTCTTTCCGCGCCTGCTTCAAGAGCATTTTCCGAATCCACACGGAGACGGGCAACATCTGGACGCACCTGCTAG GCTGCCTGTTCTTCCTCTGCCTGGGCCTGATGTACATGTTCCGACCCAACATGTCCTTTGTGGCGCCGGTCCAGGAGAAGGTGGCCATCGGGATGTTCTTCCTGGGCGCCATCCTCTGCCTGTCCTTCTCGTGGCTCTTCCACACCGTCTACTGCCACTCGGAGGGCGTGTCCAGAGTCTTCTCCAA GTTGGACTACAGCGGCATCGCCTTCCTGATCATGGGTTCCTTCGTGCCGTGGCTCTACTACTCCTTCTACTGCTCCCCTCAGCCTTGCTTCATCTACCTGATAGTGGTGTGCGTGCTGGGACTGGCCGCCATCACCGTGTCCCAGTGCGACTTCTTCGCCACGCCGCAGTACAGAGGAGTCCGAGCAG GTGTGTTTGTGGGCCTGGGCCTGAGCGGCGTGGTGCCCACCCTCCATTTTGTCATCAGCGAGGGTCTCATCAAGGCCACCACCATCGGACAAATGGGTTGGCTTTTCCTCATGGCCACGCTCTACATCACCGGAGCCTGCTTGTACGCCGCTCGCATCCCAGAGAGGTTCTTCCCTGGCAAGTGCGACATCTGG TTCCACTCTCACCAGTTGTTCCACATCCTGGTGGTCGCCGGCGCTTTCGTTCACTTTCACGGCGTCTCCAACCTGCAGGAGTTTCGCTACACAGCCGGAGCGGGCTGCACCGAGGACGGCATGCtctaa